Proteins encoded within one genomic window of Cucumis sativus cultivar 9930 chromosome 3, Cucumber_9930_V3, whole genome shotgun sequence:
- the LOC101214648 gene encoding uncharacterized protein LOC101214648 isoform X2: MIINVKPGLHPSTASSLSSSRAFAPIRFPSPPSATPFDGFETSRRLQVLAMVVKRSPKRLKYSAPRFTKEGSLIYVKAESGEDGWKLDPIVNLLKEGAVGVIPTDTVYGIVCDLKNPSAIERMQRIKNIEPTKPLSILCRSFRDIDKYTTGFPRGDGQGHSSIFRMVKHCLPGPYTFILTASKELPKHCIRYGTTTAKYASRKNVGVRIPDDSICQAILEKMDDPLISTSVKSPKENEWLLDPVVIADIYGQEGLDFVVDGGVRVADPSTVVDMTITPPKILRQGKGARLPWMVAEGDDEPNIGEDIRT; this comes from the exons ATGATCATCAATGTCAAACCCGGCCTACATCCTTCTACtgcttcttctctctcttcctctcgGGCTTTCGCACCAATACGCTTCCCTTCGCCTCCATCTGCCACTCCTTTCGACGGTTTTGAAACTTCCCGCCGCCTCCAGGTCCTCGCCATGGTTGTCAAGCGGAGTCCTAAGCGCCTCAAGTACTCGGCTCCACGCTTCACCAAG GAAGGGAGCTTGATATATGTCAAAGCTGAATCAGGAGAGGACGGCTGGAAATTAGACCCTATTGTTAATCTTCTAAAAGAGGGTGCAGTTGGGGTTATTCCTACTGATACCGT GTATGGAATTGTTTGTGATCTGAAGAACCCCTCAGCCATTGAACGAATGCAGAG GATCAAGAATATAGAGCCTACAAAG CCTCTGAGCATTTTGTGCCGCTCCTTCCGGGACATTGATAAATATACTACAGGGTTTCCTCGTGGTGATGGCCAAGGCCATTCAAGTATATTTCGCATGGTTAAGCATTGTCTACCTGGACCA TACACCTTCATCTTGACTGCAAGCAAAGAGCTGCCTAAACATTGTATAAGGTATGGCACGACCACTGCAAAATATGCATCAAGGAAGAATGTAGGTGTGCGCATTCCTGATGATTCAATTTGTCAAGCAATACTGGAAAAGATGGACGACCCATTGATATCCACAAG TGTCAAATCCCCGAAGGAAAATGAGTGGTTGCTCGACCCAGTTGTCATAGCTGATATCTATGGACAAGAG GGTCTGGATTTTGTGGTGGATGGTGGAGTTAGAGTGGCAGATCCATCCACTGTAGTAGATATGACCATCACTCCTCCAAAGATTTTGCGGCAAGGGAAG GGAGCTAGACTGCCATGGATGGTAGCTGAAGGTGATGACGAACCAAACATAGGTGAAGATATCCGCACCTGA
- the LOC101214648 gene encoding uncharacterized protein LOC101214648 isoform X1, with amino-acid sequence MIINVKPGLHPSTASSLSSSRAFAPIRFPSPPSATPFDGFETSRRLQVLAMVVKRSPKRLKYSAPRFTKEGSLIYVKAESGEDGWKLDPIVNLLKEGAVGVIPTDTVYGIVCDLKNPSAIERMQRIKNIEPTKPLSILCRSFRDIDKYTTGFPRGDGQGHSSIFRMVKHCLPGPYTFILTASKELPKHCIRYGTTTAKYASRKNVGVRIPDDSICQAILEKMDDPLISTSVKSPKENEWLLDPVVIADIYGQEGLDFVVDGGVRVADPSTVVDMTITPPKILRQGKMKQNLKLIIHFFTILIPMINPHGME; translated from the exons ATGATCATCAATGTCAAACCCGGCCTACATCCTTCTACtgcttcttctctctcttcctctcgGGCTTTCGCACCAATACGCTTCCCTTCGCCTCCATCTGCCACTCCTTTCGACGGTTTTGAAACTTCCCGCCGCCTCCAGGTCCTCGCCATGGTTGTCAAGCGGAGTCCTAAGCGCCTCAAGTACTCGGCTCCACGCTTCACCAAG GAAGGGAGCTTGATATATGTCAAAGCTGAATCAGGAGAGGACGGCTGGAAATTAGACCCTATTGTTAATCTTCTAAAAGAGGGTGCAGTTGGGGTTATTCCTACTGATACCGT GTATGGAATTGTTTGTGATCTGAAGAACCCCTCAGCCATTGAACGAATGCAGAG GATCAAGAATATAGAGCCTACAAAG CCTCTGAGCATTTTGTGCCGCTCCTTCCGGGACATTGATAAATATACTACAGGGTTTCCTCGTGGTGATGGCCAAGGCCATTCAAGTATATTTCGCATGGTTAAGCATTGTCTACCTGGACCA TACACCTTCATCTTGACTGCAAGCAAAGAGCTGCCTAAACATTGTATAAGGTATGGCACGACCACTGCAAAATATGCATCAAGGAAGAATGTAGGTGTGCGCATTCCTGATGATTCAATTTGTCAAGCAATACTGGAAAAGATGGACGACCCATTGATATCCACAAG TGTCAAATCCCCGAAGGAAAATGAGTGGTTGCTCGACCCAGTTGTCATAGCTGATATCTATGGACAAGAG GGTCTGGATTTTGTGGTGGATGGTGGAGTTAGAGTGGCAGATCCATCCACTGTAGTAGATATGACCATCACTCCTCCAAAGATTTTGCGGCAAGGGAAG ATGAAACAGAATCTGAAGTTGATCATTCATTTCTTTACCATCCTGATCCCAATGATCAATCCTCATGGAATGGAATAA